CGGCGAGGTAGGCGGCCCGGAGGACGGTCCGCTGGCGCTCGGTCACGCGGTCGTGGACAGTCTGCTGGACGGTGGCCGCGCTCTGAACCGGTTCCTCGACGTCGCGCTTCGACCGGAGATTCGTCGCCGGGAACGCCTCCTCGACGGCCTCCACGACTCGCCGGACGTCTACGCGCGACGAGAAGACCCCGGACACGTCCGCGACGCCGCCCTCGACGGAGAGTTCGCGGACGGTGCCGCCGCGCTCGACCAGCATCGGCGCGATGGAGTCGCCCGAGACGGCGAACTCGAAGAGCGCGCCGTCGCCGTAGTCGCGGATGAGGCGGGCGTCGTCCACGGCGTCGGCGCTCGACACTCGTTCCAACACGCCCCCCACCGCGGCACCGCTCGCAGTGACGAAGTAGAGCAACGAGTGGTCCTCGACCGGGACGACGCCTTCGAGTTCGAACCGACACCCGAGGTCGGCCGAGGCCGCCACGAGGAAGACGCCGCGGTCGGTGGTCCGCAGCGAGAGCGCGACGCCGGTGTCGGCCAACAGCAACTGCTTGCGAGCGATGGCGGTGACGGTCCGGCCGACGCGCCGTCCGACGTCCGCGACGAACGTCCGGTCGGCCGAGGCGAACGCATCGTGGGCCACGCAGAGCAGTCCGTGGACCGTCTCGCTCGACCGGAGCGGCGCGACGGCGACCGAACATCCCGACAGCGCCCCGCTGGATAGCGCCTCGTCGGACAGTCCTCCTCCGGCCGACGCGGTATCGATTACTTTCACGTCTGCGATGTTCTCACCGTCCGTGACGCCCGCCGCGTCGAGAACGTCGGCGGGGACGCCGTCGGTGGACTTCGGGGCGGCGCTCGTCCGGACGTCGCCGCGCTCGTCGCAGACCCACACCGCGTGGTACGCGTCGGACAGACTGTCGCAGACGACCTGCTCGGCGTCCTCGGTCGTGGACGCGTCCGCGAGCGCCTCGCCGAGTGCGCCGGCGCACGCGAGGAGGTCGTCGCTCCGCGCGTCGGCGGTGCCTCGCTGGCGGGCGAGCGGACGGCGTTCGATTCGCGGACCTGCGGCCGGTTCCTCGGCGAAAGCCTCCACGACCTCCGCGGTGGTCGGGTCGTCGAGGTACGGCGCGAGACTCTGGAGGCTCTGCCACCCGCCGACCGCCTGCACGACTCGGGGGGCGACGCCCTCCTCCACGAGCAGTCGCCACGCGAAGTGCTGGCGGAGGTCCCGGCAGGTCACGTCGCGGAGTCCGTCGGTCCGGTCGGCCACGTCGCCGACCAGCATCTGAACGCGCCGGGGCGACACGTCCACGAGCGGGTCGTAGCGGTCCACGTCGTTCGCGTTGGCGAACTTCCGGAGGTCGTGGGCCACCTCCTGTGGCACGTACGCCTCGCGGGTCTCGCCGTCGCCCTCGGGCACCGTGAGCAGGTAGTGAACCTCGCCGCCGCGCTCGCGCTCGCGGAGGTCCGCCGGGCGAACGCGGGTTATCTCCGAGGCCCGGAGACCGACGCGCCCGGCGAGTGCCACCACGAGGTCCTCGCGGTACGTCTCGGCCCGCCGCCGGAGGCGCTCGTACTCGGCGGTCGTCAGGAACGCGTCGCGGGATTCGACGGCCATTCTATTTCGTATTCCTTCAGAAGAGCGAATAAACGTTCCGAAACGAGCTTCGAATGGTAACCCGATTCGAGCGGTGGATTTCGTCGGGTCGGAGTTGTGTCCCGACTCACTGAAACGGTATATTGTAGCCTCTCAGGGTATATGGGGCGTTCTGCGGTTCGTCGGTGAGGGTGAAGTCCACCTCCGAATTGCGGGTCCACTCCGGACTGTACGAGTGGGTCAGCCGATTTATGGATTTCCCGTTTTATCGCCGAATAGATACCCAAGAAACGATATTTCGAACCTTCAGAAAAAGACGAAATACCTCGGATTCCTATCGGTCCAGCAGCGATTCGAGTTCGCCGACGACTTCCGGGTTCCGGAGCGCGCTCGTGTCGCCGAGGTCCTCCCCGTTGGCGATGGCCGCGAGGTAGCGGCGGACGACCTTCCCCGAGCGCGTCTTCGGGAGCGACGGCGTGAACGTCACCACGTCGGGTGCCGCGATGGGGCCGATGGCCTCCTCGACCGCCTCGCGGACGCGCCCGCGGAGCGCGTCGTCGCCGGCCACGTTCGACTCGGGGCTGACGAAGGCGTGTATCTCCGACTTCCGGACGGCGTCGGCGTCCTCGCCCACGACGACGGCGGCCTCCGCGACGCCCCCGACGCCGACGATGGCCGACTCGATTTCGGTGGTACTCAGCCGCCTGTCTGAGACCTTGAGGACGTCGTCGGCCCGTCCGAGCAGGTGGACGTAGCCGTCCTCGTCGCGGACGGCGTTGTCGCCCGTGGCGTACTGCCACTCCCCGCCGACGGTGCGCGTCCGGCGCGCGCCCCACCCGGACCCCTCGCACAGCGACCGGGCCATCCCCGGCCACGGGCGCGTGACGACCAGTTGGCCCGACTCTCCGGGTGGAGCGGATTCGCCCAACTCGTCGACGACGTCCGTCTCGATGCCGGGGAGGCTCTTCCCGACCGCTCCCGGGCGCATCCGGTCAACGCCGGGGAGCGTCGAGAGGACGATGCCGCCGGTTTCGGTCTGCCACCACGTGTCCACGACCGGGCACTCGCCGTCGCCGACGTGGTCGCGGTACCAGTGCCACGCCGTCTCGTCGATGGGCTCGCCGACGGTCCCGAGCAGGCGCAGACTCGACAGGTCGTGGCTCTCTGGGTGCTGTTCGCCCCACTTCATGAACGCCCGGATGGACGTGGGTGCGGTGTAGAACACGTCCACCTCGTTGCGCTCGATTATCTCCCAGAGGCGGTCGGTCTCTGGGTGGTCGGGCGTCCCCTCGTAGAGGACGGTGGTCGCGCCGAGCGCGAGCGGGCCGTACACCGCGTAGGAGTGGCCCGTAATCCAGCCCACGTCGGCCGAACACCAGTGGGTGTCCTCGGGACCCAAATCGAGGACGGCGTGGCTGGTCCACGCGACGTGTGTCAGGTAGCCGCCGGTGGTGTGGCGGACCAGCGTGGGTTCGCCCGTCGTTCCTGAGGTGTAGATGAGAAAGAGGAGGTCGTCGGTCTCGCGCGAGACGGGTTCGATTTCCGCCCCGGCGTGGTCGGCCACGAGGTCGGCGTAGGCGCGGTGGTCGCCCGCCGCGGGGTCGTCGTCGAGGCGGTTCACCACGACCTGCTCGACGCCGTGGTCCACCGACAGACAGGCGTTGTCCGCCCTGCGCTTCAGGTCGAGCGCGGCCCCCCGCCGGTAGTAGCCGTCGCAGGTCACGAGGTACTCCGACTCCGCGCCCTCCAACCGAGTCGCGAGGGCGTCCGCGGAGAACCCCGCGAAGACGACCGAGTGGGGTGCGCCGATGCGGGCGCACGCCAGCATGGCGACCGGCAGTTCGGGAATCATCGGCAGGTAGAGCGTGACCACGTCGTCCTCGCCGACGCCCATCTCGCGGAGCGCCGCGGCGAACGCGTTCACCTCGTCGGCGAGTTCCCGGTAACTGTACGTCCGGGTCTCGCCGAGTTTCCCCTCCCACGAGATGGCGATTTCCTCGCCGCGACCCGCCTCGACGTGGCGGTCCACGCAGTTGTACGAGGCGTTGAGTCGCCCGCCGGGGAACCAGCGAGTGGTCCCCTCGTCGTCGAGTACCGAGTCGAACGAGCGGCCCCAGTCCAGCAGGTCGGCGGGTCGCTTCCAGCACTCGGGCCACCCCGCCTCGCGGAACGCTTCGCAGTCGGCCGCCGTGACGTTCGCCGTTTCGACGAACGACTCCGGCGGCGACACCCACTCGCGTTCGTCGGGACTGCTATCGACCATTCGTCTCGGACTTCGCGTAAACAGGGGAAAAATGGTTCGCCTCTCAGCGGTCGGTCGCCCGGAGTCGGGGGTCGATTCGGGGTCGCGCTACCGACACGACTACCGACTCGTCACTCCTCCGTCAGTGCCACCTCTCACCGTCGTTCGGTGTCGCTCAGCTATCGCTCGCGAGTTGCGCTCCGACGACCGCCGTGACCTCGTCCTCCGAGAGGTCGCCGAGCCGCGAGTCCTCGCCGAGCGTCGCCATGATGGTCGCCGGTTGCTCGTTGAACGTGAACTCGATGAACATCCCCGAGGACGGCCCGTGGCTCTTGCGCTCGGACTCCACGATGGAGTAGGTCGTCAGCTCCTTCATCTTGTTGACGTACGTCTCCTGATGGTAC
This portion of the Halorussus sp. MSC15.2 genome encodes:
- a CDS encoding bacterio-opsin activator domain-containing protein; this translates as MAVESRDAFLTTAEYERLRRRAETYREDLVVALAGRVGLRASEITRVRPADLRERERGGEVHYLLTVPEGDGETREAYVPQEVAHDLRKFANANDVDRYDPLVDVSPRRVQMLVGDVADRTDGLRDVTCRDLRQHFAWRLLVEEGVAPRVVQAVGGWQSLQSLAPYLDDPTTAEVVEAFAEEPAAGPRIERRPLARQRGTADARSDDLLACAGALGEALADASTTEDAEQVVCDSLSDAYHAVWVCDERGDVRTSAAPKSTDGVPADVLDAAGVTDGENIADVKVIDTASAGGGLSDEALSSGALSGCSVAVAPLRSSETVHGLLCVAHDAFASADRTFVADVGRRVGRTVTAIARKQLLLADTGVALSLRTTDRGVFLVAASADLGCRFELEGVVPVEDHSLLYFVTASGAAVGGVLERVSSADAVDDARLIRDYGDGALFEFAVSGDSIAPMLVERGGTVRELSVEGGVADVSGVFSSRVDVRRVVEAVEEAFPATNLRSKRDVEEPVQSAATVQQTVHDRVTERQRTVLRAAYLAGYFEWPRGSTAEELAASMDVSSPTLHNHLRKAQQKVLEAVFDDPDPRTVDADGH
- a CDS encoding acetate--CoA ligase, translating into MVDSSPDEREWVSPPESFVETANVTAADCEAFREAGWPECWKRPADLLDWGRSFDSVLDDEGTTRWFPGGRLNASYNCVDRHVEAGRGEEIAISWEGKLGETRTYSYRELADEVNAFAAALREMGVGEDDVVTLYLPMIPELPVAMLACARIGAPHSVVFAGFSADALATRLEGAESEYLVTCDGYYRRGAALDLKRRADNACLSVDHGVEQVVVNRLDDDPAAGDHRAYADLVADHAGAEIEPVSRETDDLLFLIYTSGTTGEPTLVRHTTGGYLTHVAWTSHAVLDLGPEDTHWCSADVGWITGHSYAVYGPLALGATTVLYEGTPDHPETDRLWEIIERNEVDVFYTAPTSIRAFMKWGEQHPESHDLSSLRLLGTVGEPIDETAWHWYRDHVGDGECPVVDTWWQTETGGIVLSTLPGVDRMRPGAVGKSLPGIETDVVDELGESAPPGESGQLVVTRPWPGMARSLCEGSGWGARRTRTVGGEWQYATGDNAVRDEDGYVHLLGRADDVLKVSDRRLSTTEIESAIVGVGGVAEAAVVVGEDADAVRKSEIHAFVSPESNVAGDDALRGRVREAVEEAIGPIAAPDVVTFTPSLPKTRSGKVVRRYLAAIANGEDLGDTSALRNPEVVGELESLLDR